The Pseudomonas moraviensis genome contains the following window.
AGTAATTGTTGTAACCGCTCCACCACAGCCCAGAACGCCATGGGCTCATGGGTCGGATAGGGGTAATGGCCGAGGTTCAAATCCAGCGCTGCGCCACGCTCACGCAAGCGCTGTTCGACCAACGCACGCACCGACACCGGTTGACCGCTGGCGCAGTTGACTACGCCAGCGAAGTCGCGCTGATGGAGGATCGCGGCGAGATGACTCGCAGCGGTTTCAATTGCGAGAAAATCGCGCAACTGCTCACCGGCCGACATGTTGAAGGTCGGCTCACCGCTATCGATCGCCCGGTCAAGCGCGGCCAACAGGCTGTTGGGGTTCTGCCCTTCGCCATGCAGATAGAACAACCGCGCCCACTGCAAAGTGAACGGCCGCTCCTGCTGCAGGTTTTGCAAAAACAGGTGCAGCGTGTGCTTGGCCAGACCGTAAGGATTGCTCGGCCGTGGCTCGGTTGACTCGCTGAGCGGGCCGCTTTGCATGCCGTATTCGAAACAGGTACCGGTCACCAGAACCTGCTGCACGCCCGCCTCGACCGCACTTTTGATAAAGCGGTAATCGGCCATCAGGTTGTGCTCGAAATGAAACAGCGCCCGATAGTTCGGCAGCCCCGGCCAGGCCAGATGCACGAGTGCGTCGATGCCTTCGGTCAGCGCGACGACATTCAGATCAGCAGCGTGAATATCCGCGCTGACGAACTCCACGTCATCGATCCACGGCATGCTTCGCGCCGTTTCTGCGTTGCGCGCCACCGCACGAATTTCGCAGCCGCGTTCAAGCAATGCAGCAACCAGATGCCGACCGACAAAACCGGTAGCGCCGGTAACCAGAACCTTCACAGTACTTTCAACTCAGGCACGGCGATGACGAAGCGCCCGTCCCACTGACGCACCTGCGCCAGTTGCTGACTGACTTCTTGCAGCAGGTTCCACGGCAGCACCAGCACGTAGTCCGGTTTGTCGATTTCGATCTGCGCCGGCGCCACGATCGGAATGCGACTGCCCGGCAAGAATTTGCCCTGCTTGTGCGGATTGGCATCGGCCACCCAGGCCAGCAGATCCGCTTTGACGCCGGCGTAATTGAGCAAGGTATTGCCCTTGGCCGCCGCGCCGTATCCGACCACACGTTTACCGTCGGCTTTGGCCCGCAACAGGAAGCGCAGCAGGTCATGTTTGATGCGTTCGGCAGCCGGCGCGAGGGTCGCGTAGTACTCGGCGGTTTTCACCCCGGCAACGAGTTCGGCCTGCAGTTGTTGCTGCACTGCCGGGAGAACAGCACGGCGCTGGCCGTCCTTGCGTTGCACGAATACACGCAACGAGCCACCGTGAGTGCTCAACTGGCTGACGTCGAACACTTCCAGGCCATTGCGCTCGCACAAGGTCTGCACGGCGGTCAGTGATAGGTAGGAATAGTGTTCGTGATACAGCGTGTCGAACTGCGCGCCGGCCATCAGCGTCAGCAGTTGCGGAAACTCGAAAGTGGCGACACCGGTCGGCTTGAGCAACGTCGCGAAGCCGGCGAGGAAATCGTTGATGTCCGGCACATGGGCGAGCACGTTGTTGGCCGCCATCAGGTCAGCGCTCCAGCCTTCGCTGCGCAATTGCGTGGCGGTGTCGCGGCCGAAGAACAGCTCGCGAATTTCCAGGCCTTTTTCCCGTGCCGCTTGCGCGGTGCTGCGGGTCGGCTCGACACCCAGGCACGGGATGCCGCGCGCGGCGACGTATTGCAGCAGATAACCATCGTTGGCGGCGACTTCGACCACGCGACTGTCGGCGCTGAGACCGAAGCGCTCGCTCATCTCGGCGACATAGCGCTCGGCGTGATTCAGCCAAGTGCTGGAGAACGAGCTGAAATAGGCATATTCGGCGTCGAAAAGGCTGTCGGCACTGGTGTAGTCCTCGGTCTGCACCAGCCAGCATTGCTCACACACGGCAACCTTCAACGGCACCCATTGCTCGGCCTTCTCCAGGCGATCGGCATGCACATAGGCGTTGGACGGCGGCGAAGTGCCGAGGTCGATCAGCGGCAGGCTCAGCGGTGCGGCGCACCCACGGCAATTCATAGACGCACTCCAGCAAAGTGTTGATCGAGCGCGGAATGGCTGGAA
Protein-coding sequences here:
- a CDS encoding class I SAM-dependent methyltransferase; amino-acid sequence: MNCRGCAAPLSLPLIDLGTSPPSNAYVHADRLEKAEQWVPLKVAVCEQCWLVQTEDYTSADSLFDAEYAYFSSFSSTWLNHAERYVAEMSERFGLSADSRVVEVAANDGYLLQYVAARGIPCLGVEPTRSTAQAAREKGLEIRELFFGRDTATQLRSEGWSADLMAANNVLAHVPDINDFLAGFATLLKPTGVATFEFPQLLTLMAGAQFDTLYHEHYSYLSLTAVQTLCERNGLEVFDVSQLSTHGGSLRVFVQRKDGQRRAVLPAVQQQLQAELVAGVKTAEYYATLAPAAERIKHDLLRFLLRAKADGKRVVGYGAAAKGNTLLNYAGVKADLLAWVADANPHKQGKFLPGSRIPIVAPAQIEIDKPDYVLVLPWNLLQEVSQQLAQVRQWDGRFVIAVPELKVL
- a CDS encoding NAD-dependent epimerase/dehydratase family protein, whose protein sequence is MKVLVTGATGFVGRHLVAALLERGCEIRAVARNAETARSMPWIDDVEFVSADIHAADLNVVALTEGIDALVHLAWPGLPNYRALFHFEHNLMADYRFIKSAVEAGVQQVLVTGTCFEYGMQSGPLSESTEPRPSNPYGLAKHTLHLFLQNLQQERPFTLQWARLFYLHGEGQNPNSLLAALDRAIDSGEPTFNMSAGEQLRDFLAIETAASHLAAILHQRDFAGVVNCASGQPVSVRALVEQRLRERGAALDLNLGHYPYPTHEPMAFWAVVERLQQLLEAQRSN